A window of Symphalangus syndactylus isolate Jambi chromosome X, NHGRI_mSymSyn1-v2.1_pri, whole genome shotgun sequence genomic DNA:
atcttttggatctatttaaaatgccttttaataCTTCAGTCAAAATATGAATGGATGGCGAGGCCTCCCATGGTCGatccatggacacagggatccaCACGCCTTCTCTTGCTCTCACAAGCAGAATACGGTGCTGCCAATCAAAAGTTGAATCAATGCAAGTAAATAATCTGCAATTTTCACATGTTATAGTTTGGGAGTCTGGTTTAATAACTACATTTCCTATGACTAACATATAAGGGGGTTTTACACAACTTAGTAAAGGAACTGTTAGACTGGAATTTAGGTTGATagagtaaaatgttttataatctcTTGTTTCTATAGTTTGGTTCCCAGACCAAATTCTAAGGTGGCATGTAGCCGCAGTAAGCCTCCATAATTCTGGATGTTCAGGACCAAAAACCGGACTTATTATTTTTGGTCTTGGAGtagaggttcccttttctccccatttccaagGGTAGAAAGACTGAAATTTCTTGTACCTATGTTTGTCTAAATTTTTTGTTAAGTCACTATCAACAGTTGGACTCAATAGTGCATTGGGACAGAATTGAGTTTGTCCTGTGCAATCGTGGTAGAATTGACCTTGAGGTGCCCAATCTATAATAGTTCCAAATGTGTTGTTTTGTAAAATCACGGCACTCTCGgccacacattcttcccaaactaaatcttttgtttttatggaAATCTCCTTGGGGCAAGGTCTTCCTTTTGGCCTAAATATTAATGATCTTTGATAAGAGAAGTCTTGTAAATAGTTTACCTGTGGTTTGAGTGACATACTGCTTACCATATGATAAGTAAATCTACTGGTGGGATTGAGAGTAGGTACTTCTACCAACCAATTTTGGATAGCAGGCATTAAACATCCTGGTGCTCTCCCGAGACATATAGGAGGATAACGATACCCAATGGAAATATTTATCATCATTCCTTCTTCCTCCGGTTTTGCAGGGCAACGATCATCTGTGGGACCAGCTACCCACacactattattaacatatacttcaatGGGATTATCCATCCAAGTGACTGCCCGAATTAAGGGCGGGAAAGGCACATAGGCCCAGTAGGTATAattagctgcagctgctcctgcaggCATGGGGAGACTTACCACCGTTGATACAACCATTAAAGCTGCAAACAGCATTTTTTCTGAGGTTTGTG
This region includes:
- the LOC134736006 gene encoding endogenous retrovirus group K member 25 Env polyprotein-like isoform X2; translation: MNPSEMQRKAPPRRRKHRNQAPLTRRMNQVVILEKQMKSPCTKKAELPTWAQLKKLTLLARKSLASTKVTQTSEKMLFAALMVVSTVVSLPMPAGAAAANYTYWAYVPFPPLIRAVTWMDNPIESKRRRVDPCVHGSTMGGLAIHSYFD